In one window of Solanum pennellii chromosome 2, SPENNV200 DNA:
- the LOC107011120 gene encoding glycine-rich domain-containing protein 1, which produces MEMEQQLEWNEAQKIVINVDLVAAAKQQLAFLATIDRNRWLNEGVGLDIAIYRYYSCWLPLLAKHSDCPFFEGSLVVPLDCEWIWHCHRLNPIRYKTDCEELYGRILDNHNVVSSVKGISQMETEETWKHLYPNEPYDLDSARAVSDNNPAQILKSEKCSTYDLVSAVKRQSPFFYQVSRPHMTSEVYLEGAVARYKGFLHLIRRNKERSIDSFSVPTYDIDLIWHTHQLHPISYYKDLVDIMGKVLNHDDTDSDRTKGKKLDTGFSGTTRFWEEMYGLRYWRAGAMYRGNTPSPLRICSYPSNPVTKNADTFHADHKIIHLPEMKVLEVMLEIIGIRNLPKGHKGDFFVFFSKSQPDRIFNAKKKLTILSERGEKQVAYFQCEPCGHLLLELMSQSSHGLPISKSVEVIGSTALSLEDLTCPASQLTMEKWLEVVPSTKIEALEPICVRVAVSVTTPSAAPHVFHMVCSRAFSKISCFFTFRGRIQYAKNWTHVTDDVGDEIISLQMRKSKKSRRMNGSILQKELISINKAGETHTLAELVGKEWLLLDSLWSLKFQTCSGDDGYLLELVDSSRIVKFFPGQKLDYEHKHCAKRRNQDDFMTAIEFSSEHPYGKALALLDLKSGVINVKEEWLFLPGIITAFILGDILRKEGYSNLLSIGNNLKDKNTSTEETNAMPNE; this is translated from the exons ATGGAGATGGAGCAGCAGTTGGAGTGGAATGAAGCGCAGAAGATTGTGATAAATGTTGACCTTGTTGCTGCAGCCAAACAGCAACTTGCGTTTCTTGCTACCATTGATAGGAATCGTTGGCTCAATGAAGGCGTTGGTTTGGATATTGCAATTTATAG GTACTATTCGTGTTGGCTACCGTTGTTGGCAAAACACTCGGACTGCCCTTTCTTTGAAGGATCTTTGGTTGTTCCTCTTGATTGTGAATGGATTTGGCATTGTCACAGGCTCAATCCT ATTAGATACAAAACTGATTGCGAGGAATTATATGGGAGGATTCTTGACAACCATAACGTTGTGTCTTCCGTGAAAGGAATATCACAAATGGAAACAGAAGAGACTTGGAAACACTTGTATCCAAATGAACCCTATGACTTGGATTCAGCAAGAGCTGTTTCAGATAATAACCCTGCACAAATTCTAAAATCTGAAAAGTGCAGTACCTATGATCTGGTCTCTGCTGTTAAAAGGCAAAGCCCCTTCTTCTACCAG GTGTCTAGACCCCACATGACCAGCGAGGTCTATCTTGAGGGAGCGGTGGCTCGGTACAAGGGTTTCTTACACTTAATCCGAAGAAACAAAGAAAGATCAATTGATAGCTTCTCTGTTCCAACTTATGACATCGACCTTATCTGGCACACTCATCAGTTACATCCTATTTCTTATTATAAAGACCTTGTTGATATTATGGGTAAGGTGTTAAATCATGATGATACAGATTCAGACAGAACAAAAGGGAAGAAGCTGGATACTGGGTTTTCTGGAACTACAAGGTTTTGGGAGGAGATGTATGGGTTAAGATATTGGAGGGCAGGTGCAATGTATAGAGGAAATACACCATCTCCTCTAAGAATTTGTTCTTACCCCTCCAATCCCGTGACCAAGAATGCAGATACATTCCATGCGGATCACAAGATAATTCATCTTCCAGAGATGAAAGTTTTGGAA GTCATGTTGGAGATCATAGGCATAAGAAACTTACCCAAAGGCCACAAGGGAGacttctttgttttctttagCAAGTCACAGCCTGATAGGATCTTCAATGCAAAAAAGAAACTTACAATTTTGTCTGAGCGTGGGGAAAAGCAGGTTGCTTACTTCCAATGTGAACCTTGTGGACATCTTCTCTTGGAACTCATGTCCCAGTCGTCTCATGGTTTGCCAATTTCAAAATCTGTTGAAGTTATAGGTTCTACTGCCCTCTCTTTAGAAGATTTGACTTGCCCAGCTTCACAACTCACAATGGAAAAATGGTTGGAAGTTGTGCCAAGCACTAAAATAGAAGCATTGGAACCAATCTGTGTACGAGTAGCTGTATCAGTTACAACACCTAGTGCTGCACCACATGTGTTTCACATGGTTTGCTCCCGAGCATTCTCAaaaatttcttgttttttcaCATTTCGTGGAAGGATTCAGTATGCAAAGAATTGGACTCATGTCACTGATGATGTTGGTGATGAGATCATTAGCCTACAAATGAG GAAATCGAAGAAATCAAGGAGAATGAATGGCTCTATATTGCAGAAGGAGTTGATCAGCATCAACAAGGCTGGTGAAACACATACTCTTGCTGAGTTAGTTGGGAAAGAGTGGTTGTTGTTGGATTCCCTCTGGTCCCTCAAATTTCAAACTTGCAGCGGTGATGACGGCTACCTTTTGGAGTTGGTTGATAGTTCCAGGATT GTAAAGTTCTTCCCTGGTCAAAAATTGGATTATGAGCACAAGCACTGTGCAAAGCGAAGAAATCAAGATGATTTTATGACAGCAATTGAATTCTCTTCAGAGCACCCATACGGAAAGGCACTGGCGTTGCTCGACTTAAAATCTGGTGTTATCAAT GTCAAAGAAGAGTGGCTATTCTTGCCTGGGATAATAACAGCTTTTATACTAGGTGATATTTTGAGAAAAGAAGGGTATAGTAACTTGCTGAGCATTGGCAACAATTTGAAGGATAAGAATACTTCAACGGAAGAAACTAATGCCATGCCAAATGAATAG
- the LOC107011121 gene encoding transcription factor GTE7-like isoform X2, protein MASAVITGRNEPHWDKQNAYKRKYTTNPTAHSQLHTRFNPNPNPNYNLQNFSTMSHLQQVNEPLPRAAPSPAIMATSKVNWKPNAVDGTDSFHREYVIFNLAAYSRSELKELKKMLSSDLDRVQGLLDRIETQDFVPRTSFHAREVIQPPMAPWPQSALPPNASRQHREPVLIGKKSKKHTGQKRPRTIDLGKDLVVEGDKFIVNMMKTCRQILVKIMKKKYGPVFNAPVDVKGLNLYDYHDFIKYPMDLGTVKSRLDKNVYRTPQDFAADVRLTFTNAMTYNPKGQYVHNLAEEYLGIFEEMFKPAYEKYEAEHHKVATIMQQVHQQMNLSQPAPTTKLPPLPVAKKSGSARSHSTLLNQHQSHIHSFSAPVAPLFATPASKSPPQPVVEMPRSAKTPNLKAKDPNKRLMTEGERDKLGNELQNLPPENMEHVLQLVKRKFPNLTEEGNEVELDLEIIDNETLWELYRYVIPHKESMSKIERSGVTENAADVLLDKSPEKAPTPEHAKPEINEVDVVEEDVDIGEEIPGENFPPVHIDKDPSSSSGSSSGSDSSSGDSGSSSGSDSDEDSVQSPYVEAAKEAPAT, encoded by the exons ATGGCATCAGCTGTTATAACCGGCAGAAATGAACCGCACTGGGATAAACAGAATGCCTATAAAAGGAAATATACAACTAATCCCACTGCTCATTCTCAGCTCCACACTCGAttcaaccctaaccctaaccccaaTTATAACCTTCAAAATTTTTCAACCATGTCTCATCTCCAGCAAGTCAATGAGCCACTACCAAGGGCTGCTCCCTCTCCGGCAATAATGGCTACCAGTAAAGTCAATTGGAAACCAAATGCTGTTGATGGAACCGACTCATTTCACAGAGAGTATGTGATTTTCAATTTGGCTGCTTATTCGAGAAGCGAGTTGAAGGAACTTAAGAAGATGCTAAGCTCTGATCTAGATCGGGTCCAAGGACTTCTAGACAGGATCGAAACCCAAGATTTCGTCCCCAGGACATCTTTTCATGCCAGAGAAGTCATACAGCCACCGATGGCACCATGGCCTCAATCGGCATTGCCCCCCAATGCCAGTAGGCAGCATCGCGAACCTGTTTTAATTGGTAAAAAGAGCAAGAAGCACACTGGACAAAAGAGACCAAGAACAATTGACTTAGGGAAAGATTTAGTGGTGGAAGGCGATAAGTTCATTGTTAATATGATGAAGACGTGCCGGCAGATATTGgtgaaaataatgaagaaaaaatacgGGCCTGTGTTTAATGCACCAGTGGATGTTAAGGGTTTGAATCTTTATGACTATCATGATTTCATCAAGTATCCCATGGATCTCGGAACTGTGAAATCAAGACTGGACAAGAATGTGTACAGAACACCACAAGATTTTGCAGCTGATGTGAGACTTACATTCACCAATGCCATGACATATAACCCAAAAGGTCAGTATGTGCATAATTTGGCTGAGGAGTATCTTGGTATCTTTGAAGAGATGTTCAAACCAGCGTATGAGAAGTATGAAGCTGAGCACCATAAAGTTGCCACTATTATGCAGCAGGTGCATCAACAGATGAATCTGTCTCAGCCTGCACCAACTACTAAGCTTCCACCGTTGCCAGTAGCAAAGAAATCGGGATCTGCGCGGTCACATTCCACTTTGTTGAATCAACACCAATCTCATATCCATTCTTTCAGTGCACCTGTTGCGCCTCTTTTTGCAACCCCTGCTTCAAAATCTCCTCCACAGCCTGTTGTTGAGATGCCTAGGTCAGCTAAGACGCCCAATCTGAAGGCTAAGGATCCGAACAAAAGACTTATGACCGAAGGTGAAAGGGACAAGTTAGGGAATGAGTTGCAGAATCTTCCCCCAGAGAATATGGAACATGTCCTGCAACTTGTGAAGAGGAAATTCCCTAATCTTACAGAGGAAGGGAATGAGGTTGAGCTCGACCTTGAGATCATTGACAATGAAACACTCTGGGAACTGTATAGATATGTTATTCCCCATAAGGAGTCTATGAGCAAGATTGAGAGATCAGGAGTCACAGAAAATGCAGCGGACGTACTGCTCGACAAG TCGCCTGAGAAAGCACCAACACCAGAACATGCAAAGCCTGAAATCAATGAAGTGGACGTTGTGGAAGAGGATGTTGATATTGGTGAGGAAATACCAGGTGAAAACTTTCCTCCTGTGCATATCGACAAGGATCCAAGCAGCTCTAGCGGCTCAAGTTCTGGCAGTGATTCTTCTTCCGGTG ATTCAGGAAGTTCTTCTGGGAGTGATTCTGATGAGGATAGTGTACAGTCACCTTATGTTGAAGCAGCAAAAGAAGCTCCTGCAACCTAA
- the LOC107011121 gene encoding transcription factor GTE7-like isoform X1, with product MASAVITGRNEPHWDKQNAYKRKYTTNPTAHSQLHTRFNPNPNPNYNLQNFSTMSHLQQVNEPLPRAAPSPAIMATSKVNWKPNAVDGTDSFHREYVIFNLAAYSRSELKELKKMLSSDLDRVQGLLDRIETQDFVPRTSFHAREVIQPPMAPWPQSALPPNASRQHREPVLIGKKSKKHTGQKRPRTIDLGKDLVVEGDKFIVNMMKTCRQILVKIMKKKYGPVFNAPVDVKGLNLYDYHDFIKYPMDLGTVKSRLDKNVYRTPQDFAADVRLTFTNAMTYNPKGQYVHNLAEEYLGIFEEMFKPAYEKYEAEHHKVATIMQQVHQQMNLSQPAPTTKLPPLPVAKKSGSARSHSTLLNQHQSHIHSFSAPVAPLFATPASKSPPQPVVEMPRSAKTPNLKAKDPNKRLMTEGERDKLGNELQNLPPENMEHVLQLVKRKFPNLTEEGNEVELDLEIIDNETLWELYRYVIPHKESMSKIERSGVTENAADVLLDKSPEKAPTPEHAKPEINEVDVVEEDVDIGEEIPGENFPPVHIDKDPSSSSGSSSGSDSSSGGITFSFCSSFWLTSVMLYLLLPWLCRFRKFFWE from the exons ATGGCATCAGCTGTTATAACCGGCAGAAATGAACCGCACTGGGATAAACAGAATGCCTATAAAAGGAAATATACAACTAATCCCACTGCTCATTCTCAGCTCCACACTCGAttcaaccctaaccctaaccccaaTTATAACCTTCAAAATTTTTCAACCATGTCTCATCTCCAGCAAGTCAATGAGCCACTACCAAGGGCTGCTCCCTCTCCGGCAATAATGGCTACCAGTAAAGTCAATTGGAAACCAAATGCTGTTGATGGAACCGACTCATTTCACAGAGAGTATGTGATTTTCAATTTGGCTGCTTATTCGAGAAGCGAGTTGAAGGAACTTAAGAAGATGCTAAGCTCTGATCTAGATCGGGTCCAAGGACTTCTAGACAGGATCGAAACCCAAGATTTCGTCCCCAGGACATCTTTTCATGCCAGAGAAGTCATACAGCCACCGATGGCACCATGGCCTCAATCGGCATTGCCCCCCAATGCCAGTAGGCAGCATCGCGAACCTGTTTTAATTGGTAAAAAGAGCAAGAAGCACACTGGACAAAAGAGACCAAGAACAATTGACTTAGGGAAAGATTTAGTGGTGGAAGGCGATAAGTTCATTGTTAATATGATGAAGACGTGCCGGCAGATATTGgtgaaaataatgaagaaaaaatacgGGCCTGTGTTTAATGCACCAGTGGATGTTAAGGGTTTGAATCTTTATGACTATCATGATTTCATCAAGTATCCCATGGATCTCGGAACTGTGAAATCAAGACTGGACAAGAATGTGTACAGAACACCACAAGATTTTGCAGCTGATGTGAGACTTACATTCACCAATGCCATGACATATAACCCAAAAGGTCAGTATGTGCATAATTTGGCTGAGGAGTATCTTGGTATCTTTGAAGAGATGTTCAAACCAGCGTATGAGAAGTATGAAGCTGAGCACCATAAAGTTGCCACTATTATGCAGCAGGTGCATCAACAGATGAATCTGTCTCAGCCTGCACCAACTACTAAGCTTCCACCGTTGCCAGTAGCAAAGAAATCGGGATCTGCGCGGTCACATTCCACTTTGTTGAATCAACACCAATCTCATATCCATTCTTTCAGTGCACCTGTTGCGCCTCTTTTTGCAACCCCTGCTTCAAAATCTCCTCCACAGCCTGTTGTTGAGATGCCTAGGTCAGCTAAGACGCCCAATCTGAAGGCTAAGGATCCGAACAAAAGACTTATGACCGAAGGTGAAAGGGACAAGTTAGGGAATGAGTTGCAGAATCTTCCCCCAGAGAATATGGAACATGTCCTGCAACTTGTGAAGAGGAAATTCCCTAATCTTACAGAGGAAGGGAATGAGGTTGAGCTCGACCTTGAGATCATTGACAATGAAACACTCTGGGAACTGTATAGATATGTTATTCCCCATAAGGAGTCTATGAGCAAGATTGAGAGATCAGGAGTCACAGAAAATGCAGCGGACGTACTGCTCGACAAG TCGCCTGAGAAAGCACCAACACCAGAACATGCAAAGCCTGAAATCAATGAAGTGGACGTTGTGGAAGAGGATGTTGATATTGGTGAGGAAATACCAGGTGAAAACTTTCCTCCTGTGCATATCGACAAGGATCCAAGCAGCTCTAGCGGCTCAAGTTCTGGCAGTGATTCTTCTTCCGGTGGTATAACTTTTTCTTTCTGTAGTTCATTCTGGTTAACAAGTGTGATGCTATATTTACTTTTGCCATGGTTATGCAGATTCAGGAAGTTCTTCTGGGAGTGA
- the LOC107009206 gene encoding uncharacterized protein LOC107009206 translates to MENQKVKLMCSYGGKIQLRPHDHQLSYVGGDTKILTVDRNVKFSDVAAKVNCLCNCNAEVCMKYQLPGEDLDALVSLIDDDDVEQMMVEYDRMQKVSNKPARLRLFLFYPIRLPESPLNPDFLFGFDKDYNPNPSPTATEDLLQLQFPENSGLDMSKNEGSGVIAVPKIVCGDSSSSSLLVKNHYTQGLRERHVNGGTYGNAVQMVYGVPLMTGGYHTGFGQLGVVAAGGGQYMDQPVYNFVPAVTSVMVPDQHKMIVSTTDTLSREIKS, encoded by the coding sequence atgGAGAATCAAAAGGTTAAGCTAATGTGTAGCTATGGTGGAAAAATCCAGCTTCGTCCTCACGATCATCAACTCTCCTATGTTGGCGGTGATACCAAAATCCTCACTGTTGATCGGAACGTCAAGTTTTCCGATGTTGCTGCAAAGGTGAATTGTCTCTGTAATTGCAACGCGGAGGTTTGTATGAAGTATCAGTTGCCTGGCGAAGATCTCGATGCTCTGGTTTCTCTTATCGATGATGACGATGTTGAGCAAATGATGGTTGAATATGATCGCATGCAGAAAGTTTCGAATAAACCGGCTAGGTTAAGGCTTTTCCTCTTTTACCCGATTCGCTTACCAGAATCGCCTTTGAATCCGGATTTTTTATTCGGATTCGATAAGGATTACAACCCGAACCCGAGTCCAACGGCAACAGAGGATCTTCTCCAATTGCAATTCCCCGAAAATTCAGGATTGGATATGTCAAAAAATGAGGGAAGCGGCGTGATTGCAGTTCCGAAAATAGTTTGTGGTgacagcagcagcagcagcttGTTGGTGAAGAATCATTACACACAAGGGTTACGTGAAAGGCACGTGAATGGTGGGACCTATGGTAATGCGGTGCAGATGGTTTACGGGGTACCACTGATGACTGGTGGGTATCACACTGGGTTTGGGCAGTTGGGAGTAGTGGCTGCAGGTGGTGGCCAATATATGGACCAGCCTGTCTACAATTTTGTGCCTGCAGTGACTTCGGTGATGGTCCCAGATCAGCACAAGATGATTGTGTCTACAACTGATACTCTCAGCCGTGAAATCAAAAGTTGA
- the LOC107008726 gene encoding probable beta-D-xylosidase 6, protein MTKNIHFLILFILLNILDFNVNLTKSNPQPQYPCQPPHHKYKFCNKKLSISNRVHSLISLLTIDEKILHLSDNTTSIPKLGLPAYEWWSESLHGIGINGPGINFNGSIKSATSFPQVILTAAAFNRTLWHSIASAIAVEARAMYNTGQSGLTFWAPNINVFRDPRWGRGQETPGEDPMVVSSYAIEYVTGFQQLNSKADKESSNGHVFGNTRRVLKEDDDAGDKLMLSACCKHFTAYDLEKWGDATRYSFNAVVTRQDMEDTFQAPFRSCIQQAKASCLMCSYNSVNGVPACADKVLLDKVRTDWGFDGYITSDCDAVATIYENQNYTRTPEDAVALALKAGTNINCGTYMLRYVKSAFQQGSVLEEDLDRALQYLFSVQFRLGLFDGNPAKGQFAKFGPQDVCTSNNLELALDAVRQGIVLLKNDQKFLPLDKRSISTLAIVGPMANVSSPGGTYTGVPCKLKSIRDGFHRHINRTLYAAGCLDVGCNSTAGFPDAISIAKEADYVIVVAGLDLSQETEDLDRYSLLLPGHQTNLVSALAAVSKKPIILVLTGGGPIDVSFAEKDPRIASILWVAYPGETGGKALSEIIFGYQNPGGKLPMTWYLESYSKVPMTNMNMRADPASGYPGRTYRFYTGDPLYGFGHGLSYTSFSSRLLSAPNRLSLSLGKSNWKRSILAQEHSRLGYIHVDEVPSCSLSKFFIHISVTNDGDMDGSHVLLLFSRLPQNIQGAPQKQLVGFDRVHVPARKSVETSLSINPCEFLSFSNDQGNRILALGEHTLVLDDIEHVVSIEM, encoded by the exons ATGACCAAAAATATCCATTTCTTGATTCTGTTCATCTTACTAAACATTCTTGATTTCAATGTAAATTTAACCAAATCAAATCCACAACCCCAATACCCATGTCAACCACCTCATCACAAATACAAATTCTGCAACAAAAAATTGTCAATTTCCAATAGAGTTCACTCTCTAATCTCTTTACTCACCATTGATGAGAAAATTTTACATCTCTCTGATAATACAACTTCAATTCCAAAACTTGGTTTACCAGCATATGAATGGTGGTCAGAATCTCTTCATGGTATTGGCATTAATGGACCTGGGATCAATTTCAATGGTTCTATTAAAAGTGCCACAAGTTTTCCCCAAGTTATTCTTACTGCAGCTGCTTTCAATAGAACTTTGTGGCATTCGATTGCATCGGCTATTGCAGTGGAGGCAAGGGCTATGTACAATACGGGTCAATCTGGGCTTACGTTTTGGGCGCCTAATATTAATGTTTTTAGGGACCCTAGATGGGGAAGGGGTCAAGAAACGCCAGGGGAAGATCCAATGGTGGTTTCTTCTTATGCTATTGAGTATGTTACGGGATTTCAACAACTGAATTCGAAGGCGGATAAAGAAAGTAGTAATGGCCATGTGTTTGGGAATACGAGGAGGGTTCTTAAAGAAGATGACGATGCTGGTGATAAGCTTATGTTATCTGCTTGTTGTAAGCATTTCACTGCGTATGACTTGGAGAAATGGGGTGATGCTACCAGATACAGCTTCAATGCTGTG GTGACCAGGCAGGATATGGAGGACACGTTTCAGGCACCTTTTCGTAGTTGTATCCAACAAGCTAAGGCCAGTTGCTTAATGTGTAGCTACAATAGTGTGAATGGAGTACCAGCATGTGCAGATAAGGTGCTCTTAGATAAAGTCCGAACTGACTGGGGGTTCGATGg ATACATCACCTCTGATTGTGATGCTGTGGCTACTATATATGAAAACCAAAATTACACTCGAACTCCAGAAGATGCTGTTGCTCTTGCTCTTAAAGCAG GAACAAATATAAACTGTGGAACATACATGCTGCGATACGTGAAATCTGCATTCCAGCAGGGGAGTGTGCTTGAAGAAGACCTAGACAGAGCACTGCAATACTTGTTTTCTGTTCAATTCAGGCTTGGTCTTTTTGATGGAAACCCTGCAAAGGGACAGTTTGCAAAATTTGGTCCTCAAGATGTCTGTACTTCTAATAACTTGGAGTTGGCGCTTGATGCTGTGAGGCAGGGCATTGTGCTTCTTAAAAATGATCAGAAGTTCTTGCCATTGGACAAGAGAAGTATTTCTACATTAGCTATTGTCGGTCCTATGGCAAATGTGAGCAGTCCTGGTGGTACTTACACAG GCGTGCCGTGCAAATTAAAGAGCATACGTGATGGGTTTCACCGTCATATAAATAGAACACTTTATGCAGCTGGTTGCCTGGACGTAGGATGCAATTCCACTGCTGGTTTCCCGGATGCTATTTCTATTGCTAAAGAAGCTGATTATGTAATTGTTGTGGCTGGGTTGGATTTATCCCAGGAAACTGAGGATCTTGACCGGTATAGTCTTCTCTTACCAGGTCATCAGACAAACTTAGTTAGCGCTCTTGCAGCTGTAAGTAAGAAACCAATCATTTTGGTTCTTACTGGTGGTGGACCTATTGATGTATCCTTTGCTGAGAAAGACCCAAGAATTGCTAGTATCTTATGGGTTGCTTACCCTGGAGAGACTGGTGGCAAAGCACTATCCGAGATAATTTTCGGATATCAAAATCCAG GTGGAAAATTGCCTATGACTTGGTACCTTGAGTCATACTCCAAAGTGCCAATGACTAACATGAATATGAGAGCTGATCCTGCGAGTGGTTATCCAGGAAGAACCTATCGGTTTTACACGGGAGATCCGCTATATGGATTTGGACATGGATTAAGCTATACAAGCTTCTCTTCGCGACTCTTATCTGCACCAAATAGATTGAGTTTATCACTTGGTAAATCTAATTGGAAAAGGAGTATACTTGCCCAAGAACACAGTAGGCTTGGTTACATTCATGTCGACGAAGTTCCAAGTTGTAGTTTGTCTAAATTCTTCATTCATATCTCTGTCACAAATGATGGGGACATGGATGGAAGCCATGTTCTGCTGTTATTCTCACGTTTGCCACAGAATATTCAAGGTGCTCCACAGAAACAACTAGTGGGATTTGATCGTGTGCATGTCCCTGcacgtaaatctgttgaaaCAAGCCTCTCGATAAATCCTTGCGAGTTTCTCAGCTTTTCAAATGACCAAGGCAACAGAATACTGGCACTTGGTGAACATACTCTCGTTTTAgatgatattgagcatgttgtaTCCATTGAAATGTGA